One part of the Pseudemcibacter aquimaris genome encodes these proteins:
- a CDS encoding TrkH family potassium uptake protein, producing MVDFRPIWMVSGIFLIIIGIGMLFPVAVDLFVSNPDWEVFALISGVVLFSGSSLYLGNRGEYDEFSVQQAFILTFVSWILMPAAGALPFVFSELSLSYTDAYFEAMSGISTTGSTVITGLDTAPPGILLWRSMLQWFGGVGIIVMAVAILPILQIGGMQLFKIESFDVSDKLLPRATQLASALSLLYIGLTVICAVTFWIVGMTPFEAINHSFTTIATGGFSTSDGSIGHFDSAVIDYTVTIFMIVGSLPFLLYLRLLRGQKDGFFHDSQVRWFLALTFLLISLVVLWNWSQGVYDFEEALRYTTFNIVSILTGTGYATTDYTMWGALPVMVFFFIMFIGGCAGSTSCGIKIFRFQVLVSMTAAHFKKLLRPNGIFIPRYNGGAIDESVTGSVMSYLFLFVICFMFLAFALSLTGLDFVTAVSGAGTAMANVGPALGPIIGPSGTFQELPDISKWLLTFGMLLGRLELFAVLVLFSPKFWQR from the coding sequence TTGGTTGATTTTCGACCCATATGGATGGTTTCGGGAATATTCCTTATCATTATTGGTATCGGGATGTTGTTTCCTGTTGCCGTCGACCTTTTTGTATCCAACCCCGATTGGGAGGTATTCGCCCTTATTTCCGGTGTGGTTCTTTTTTCCGGTAGCAGTCTTTATCTAGGGAACCGTGGGGAATATGACGAATTTTCAGTGCAGCAGGCATTCATTCTTACGTTTGTGTCATGGATATTGATGCCGGCGGCCGGCGCACTACCGTTCGTATTTTCAGAATTATCATTAAGTTATACCGATGCTTATTTCGAGGCCATGTCAGGCATTTCAACAACCGGATCAACGGTGATCACAGGACTTGATACGGCGCCGCCGGGCATTCTTTTATGGCGTAGTATGCTGCAATGGTTTGGTGGTGTTGGAATTATCGTGATGGCGGTTGCGATTTTGCCGATCCTGCAAATCGGCGGTATGCAGCTCTTTAAAATAGAAAGCTTTGATGTATCTGATAAATTATTGCCGCGGGCAACACAGCTGGCATCAGCGTTATCGCTGCTTTATATCGGTCTTACTGTGATTTGCGCCGTGACATTCTGGATCGTCGGTATGACCCCGTTTGAGGCGATCAATCATTCATTTACAACCATCGCCACGGGTGGCTTTTCCACATCTGACGGATCAATTGGTCATTTCGACAGTGCGGTTATAGATTATACAGTGACCATTTTCATGATCGTCGGAAGCCTTCCGTTTCTTTTGTATTTGCGATTGCTCCGTGGGCAAAAGGACGGCTTTTTCCATGATTCTCAGGTGCGGTGGTTTCTTGCTTTAACTTTTTTGTTAATTAGCCTTGTTGTATTATGGAATTGGTCACAGGGCGTATATGATTTTGAAGAAGCCTTGAGATACACAACATTTAACATCGTTTCGATTTTGACTGGAACTGGGTATGCGACCACGGATTACACGATGTGGGGTGCGCTTCCGGTTATGGTTTTCTTTTTCATTATGTTTATCGGAGGGTGTGCGGGATCAACATCATGCGGTATTAAAATTTTCCGTTTTCAAGTGCTTGTATCCATGACAGCGGCTCATTTTAAAAAATTGCTGCGCCCAAACGGTATTTTTATTCCTCGTTATAATGGCGGCGCCATTGATGAAAGCGTTACTGGTTCCGTGATGTCATATCTGTTTTTATTTGTGATTTGTTTTATGTTCTTGGCCTTTGCGCTTTCATTAACGGGACTTGATTTTGTCACGGCCGTATCCGGCGCTGGCACGGCAATGGCGAATGTCGGCCCGGCACTTGGCCCTATCATCGGCCCATCCGGCACATTTCAGGAATTACCGGATATATCAAAATGGCTGCTGACTTTCGGCATGCTGCTTGGCAGGCTGGAATTATTTGCAGTACTGGTATTATTCTCACCTAAGTTTTGGCAACGTTAA
- a CDS encoding YjgN family protein: protein MSDNPIDNNQTAENIHKINYSGSTSELMPIVLKNLFFTIITFGIYRFWAKTNLRKYYWNKTKLDDEIFIYTGTGGELFLGAVIVFFLFVIPFTILFGYVSAAYPTIAPFLPIVLYPFFIFMIGVAIYRAQVYRMSRTYWRGIRGAQTPGSMAYGWLSIKYAILYFLTLGLIAPYAICKMWNFMFDNKRFGSGSFKSDAKSKPLFKVWLMTYVAMIVIVGGIGSMLVDAFVSQNIPMIITGYLIIFVAMSVVLAWFQTAMYNTLISSVTFEGAKLNFEMDVMKYILFSLKNTLILIFTLGLGAPFVMQRWVRLFCEELSIHGQIDFSNISQSPEQGPEFGEGLVEAFDIG from the coding sequence ATGTCAGACAATCCTATAGACAACAATCAAACTGCGGAAAACATTCACAAAATTAATTATTCAGGATCTACGTCCGAATTAATGCCGATTGTTTTGAAAAACTTATTTTTCACAATCATCACTTTTGGAATTTACAGGTTTTGGGCCAAAACAAATTTAAGGAAATATTATTGGAACAAAACAAAATTGGATGATGAAATATTCATTTATACGGGCACTGGTGGCGAATTGTTTTTAGGCGCAGTGATTGTATTCTTTTTATTTGTTATTCCATTTACAATATTGTTTGGTTACGTATCAGCAGCGTATCCGACTATAGCGCCTTTTCTTCCTATTGTGCTTTATCCATTTTTCATATTCATGATTGGTGTCGCCATATACCGTGCACAAGTTTATCGCATGTCACGTACATATTGGCGCGGCATTAGAGGGGCGCAAACACCAGGAAGCATGGCTTATGGCTGGCTGTCTATCAAATACGCTATTTTGTATTTCCTTACATTGGGATTAATTGCACCATATGCAATCTGTAAAATGTGGAACTTTATGTTTGATAATAAACGATTTGGCAGCGGATCATTCAAATCTGACGCTAAATCAAAGCCTTTGTTTAAAGTGTGGCTCATGACATATGTTGCTATGATCGTAATCGTTGGCGGCATTGGATCAATGTTGGTGGATGCATTTGTTAGTCAAAATATTCCTATGATTATAACCGGATATTTAATCATTTTTGTTGCTATGAGCGTTGTTTTGGCATGGTTTCAAACGGCCATGTATAATACGCTGATTAGCAGCGTTACATTTGAAGGTGCAAAGTTAAACTTTGAAATGGATGTTATGAAATACATCCTGTTTTCACTTAAAAATACTTTGATTTTAATCTTCACATTGGGGTTAGGCGCGCCTTTTGTCATGCAAAGATGGGTAAGATTGTTCTGTGAAGAATTATCAATTCACGGTCAGATCGATTTTAGCAATATTTCACAATCACCTGAACAAGGGCCAGAATTTGGTGAAGGGCTCGTTGAAGCGTTCGATATTGGGTAA
- a CDS encoding M48 family metallopeptidase, whose amino-acid sequence MKLKALFYDGNTALAQSIEVVLLPNGFELPTGEVWEYGLLKLISQKKDQNQLTYRHKNQKDPSLTILFEGEKDLNKRDYLNRVSKHLTGDNNWHFVRWQIVSAAAICCLAFVFYLGYPYLNRAIVATVPDTWAEKAGDLVVDALYQQYTSDTCHNPAGDVALGKVINSLEVDDLPYPLRVEVVDNPLVNAMTAPGGRIIIFNGLLQQAESPEEVAGVLSHEIGHVYYQHPMQGLVNVMGFSIIGSFLGGDAASIAIIGLSLTYSRDLERDADEMALDILRNNEITASGILDFFKRNEEKKEDNIVAEIADIFSTHPLTEERIDLFNNHIETYEKSLISKTLLSETEWQSLVNICSAVEE is encoded by the coding sequence GTGAAATTAAAAGCTTTATTTTATGACGGTAATACAGCGTTAGCTCAATCCATTGAGGTGGTTTTGCTACCCAATGGATTTGAGCTGCCTACAGGGGAAGTTTGGGAATATGGCTTGCTCAAGCTAATTTCCCAGAAAAAAGATCAAAATCAACTGACTTACCGCCATAAAAATCAAAAAGATCCGTCTTTAACCATCCTGTTTGAGGGTGAAAAAGATCTTAATAAAAGAGATTACTTAAACAGAGTTTCCAAGCATTTAACGGGCGATAATAATTGGCATTTTGTTCGCTGGCAGATTGTCTCAGCGGCGGCCATTTGCTGTTTGGCATTTGTTTTTTATTTGGGTTATCCGTACCTGAACAGAGCTATTGTTGCGACAGTACCGGATACATGGGCGGAAAAAGCGGGTGATTTGGTTGTTGATGCATTATACCAGCAATATACATCAGATACTTGCCATAATCCTGCAGGTGATGTAGCCCTTGGTAAAGTAATTAATTCCTTGGAAGTTGATGATCTACCTTACCCGCTTAGGGTTGAAGTGGTTGATAATCCGCTGGTAAACGCAATGACCGCGCCAGGTGGTCGCATTATTATTTTCAATGGTTTATTGCAACAAGCAGAAAGTCCGGAAGAAGTGGCCGGTGTCTTAAGTCATGAAATTGGCCATGTATATTATCAACACCCTATGCAGGGCCTAGTAAACGTAATGGGCTTTAGCATTATTGGATCATTTTTAGGGGGTGATGCGGCGAGCATCGCGATCATAGGACTGAGCTTGACCTATAGTCGTGACCTTGAAAGGGATGCGGATGAAATGGCATTGGACATACTCAGAAACAATGAAATAACAGCAAGCGGAATTTTGGATTTCTTTAAGAGAAATGAGGAAAAAAAAGAAGATAACATTGTTGCAGAAATCGCAGATATTTTTTCTACTCATCCCTTAACTGAGGAAAGAATTGATCTTTTCAATAATCACATAGAAACATACGAGAAATCTTTAATATCTAAAACGCTTCTTTCGGAAACTGAATGGCAGTCTTTAGTCAATATCTGTTCAGCAGTTGAGGAATAA
- a CDS encoding LVIVD repeat-containing protein yields MQLNSFKFLSGVAMGCLLMSCASENTAMTEENTEDHSPAVAMDIPDPYVRGSDALSPDRTPPHPSKDSYGMDPETGIFKHPAATPEQHDSQDFEGKLDYWDANDYAHNMKVEAYYPITVEPFHTWQNIVDFDGRRYMYQYVRRDLKIFDITNPKDIKVLLTRGAEWGPHGPANEETNPYPEDEMFGAATIQWSEAQNAYVMVQAYEIRRFGLLSDKRTQPKNVEAIRKSPHLKGFKVYRMDGPMPDDWTLLAERTTDLTNPDAPIGNQQGSGVRDIPQWTGGKYMFVAAAPDDNHALTEYPNDLYSAGYQAWDMSNPADPKFVGSISMPGQILGNPEDEAIFAANPRAGNRTSWFGARMSLFIPTPVDEGGKYGFAAMGGLGFYVVDISDPANMNIISHLDFPPSVAGTEGDYIDISQYHSSGLIYYSGYPLNEDCWEPYKDVYILDVNDPENPKNIGVLPRPTAPEDAPYTDYCQRGGSFGPKRTGYYHQPGVSREGILPFNFYNAGLQVFDATDPKNPEIAAYFVPRFDEEKVPGFAMGNLSHSVYVEYDRNLFWLFVNHGIYLLSSPLLGEPSFDMPEKAWPPRS; encoded by the coding sequence ATGCAATTAAACTCTTTTAAGTTTTTATCCGGTGTCGCAATGGGCTGCTTGCTTATGTCATGCGCGAGTGAAAACACCGCTATGACAGAAGAAAATACTGAAGATCACTCACCAGCAGTCGCCATGGATATTCCCGATCCTTATGTACGTGGTTCAGATGCACTTTCCCCTGACAGAACACCGCCCCATCCATCCAAGGATAGCTACGGTATGGACCCAGAAACGGGAATTTTCAAGCATCCCGCTGCAACACCGGAACAACACGACAGTCAGGATTTCGAAGGAAAACTGGATTATTGGGATGCCAATGATTACGCCCATAATATGAAGGTGGAGGCATATTACCCCATCACCGTTGAACCATTCCACACATGGCAGAATATTGTCGACTTTGACGGTCGCAGATATATGTATCAATATGTAAGACGTGATTTAAAAATATTCGATATCACTAACCCTAAAGATATCAAAGTGCTGCTGACACGTGGTGCAGAGTGGGGACCACATGGCCCGGCAAACGAAGAAACCAACCCATATCCGGAAGATGAAATGTTTGGCGCCGCCACCATACAATGGAGCGAGGCCCAAAATGCTTATGTCATGGTACAAGCATATGAAATTCGCAGGTTCGGATTACTTTCTGATAAAAGAACCCAACCAAAAAATGTTGAAGCCATTCGTAAATCACCCCATTTAAAAGGATTTAAAGTTTATCGTATGGATGGCCCGATGCCGGATGACTGGACACTACTTGCGGAACGAACAACCGATCTTACCAATCCTGATGCACCAATTGGTAATCAACAAGGTTCAGGTGTGCGCGATATCCCGCAATGGACGGGTGGTAAATACATGTTCGTTGCTGCAGCACCAGATGATAATCATGCGTTGACGGAATATCCAAATGATCTTTATTCCGCAGGATATCAGGCATGGGATATGTCCAATCCCGCTGACCCTAAATTCGTTGGTTCGATTTCCATGCCAGGACAAATTCTCGGTAATCCGGAAGATGAAGCAATCTTTGCCGCAAATCCACGTGCCGGTAACCGCACTAGCTGGTTTGGTGCACGTATGTCACTGTTTATTCCGACACCTGTTGATGAAGGAGGAAAGTACGGCTTTGCCGCGATGGGTGGACTTGGGTTTTATGTGGTTGATATTTCTGATCCAGCCAATATGAATATCATCAGCCACCTTGATTTCCCGCCGAGCGTTGCCGGAACAGAGGGTGATTATATCGATATTAGTCAATATCATTCAAGCGGCCTGATTTATTATTCCGGGTACCCGTTAAATGAAGATTGCTGGGAACCATACAAGGATGTTTATATTCTTGATGTAAACGATCCTGAAAACCCAAAGAATATTGGTGTCCTTCCGCGTCCTACTGCACCAGAAGATGCACCATACACTGATTATTGCCAACGCGGTGGAAGCTTTGGTCCTAAACGAACTGGGTATTACCATCAACCGGGCGTATCACGCGAAGGGATCTTGCCGTTTAATTTTTATAACGCCGGCCTTCAGGTATTTGATGCGACCGATCCCAAAAACCCAGAAATCGCCGCCTATTTTGTCCCACGTTTTGATGAAGAAAAAGTACCGGGTTTCGCCATGGGCAACTTAAGCCACAGCGTTTATGTGGAATATGATAGAAATCTATTCTGGTTATTTGTTAATCACGGAATTTATTTGCTTTCAAGCCCACTGCTTGGTGAACCAAGTTTCGACATGCCTGAAAAAGCATGGCCACCTAGATCTTGA
- the argE gene encoding acetylornithine deacetylase encodes MSRLTSGEILSKLISFNTVSSESNMELIEYVRDYLAEYGIEAQIIHDKVEKKANLLAVIGPKDVAGIMLSGHTDVVPVIGQDWQTDPFEMIGMDDKYYGRGTCDMKGFIACVLAKVPDFAAAELKEPIHLAFSYDEETGCTGVHSLVDVVNEMAVKPRACIVGEPTEMKVVNSHKGIRHLLTKVYGLENHSSTDRGVNAVSYAAEIVVFLDKLQEEMRGREPEIEGFDPPYATIHVGRMTGGHVQNITPNYCEIEWDYRPIPGTDEDEIFNRYQEYIDTVILPKICEKSDEYGDVKTDYLAKVPCLFPETGSDAETLVKHLAEQNSTHVVSYGTEAGIFHQKGGVPAVVCGPGSILQAHKANEFVAISELEACDKFLDRLFEIIKK; translated from the coding sequence ATGTCTCGTCTTACTTCCGGGGAAATTTTATCCAAGCTTATTTCGTTTAATACGGTCAGTTCAGAATCAAATATGGAACTGATTGAATATGTCAGGGACTATCTTGCGGAATATGGAATTGAGGCCCAGATTATCCATGACAAGGTTGAAAAGAAAGCAAATTTGCTTGCGGTCATTGGGCCAAAAGATGTGGCAGGCATAATGCTTTCCGGACATACGGACGTGGTGCCGGTTATAGGGCAGGACTGGCAAACAGATCCATTTGAAATGATCGGGATGGATGATAAATATTATGGTCGTGGCACCTGTGATATGAAGGGGTTCATTGCCTGTGTTCTTGCGAAAGTGCCGGATTTCGCGGCTGCTGAATTAAAAGAACCCATCCATCTTGCCTTTTCATATGATGAGGAAACAGGATGCACTGGTGTTCATAGTTTGGTGGACGTTGTAAATGAAATGGCGGTGAAACCGCGTGCCTGTATCGTGGGTGAACCAACAGAAATGAAAGTGGTCAATAGCCACAAAGGCATTAGACATTTACTAACCAAAGTTTACGGCCTTGAAAATCATTCCAGCACAGACCGTGGTGTCAACGCCGTCAGTTATGCAGCGGAAATTGTTGTGTTTCTAGATAAATTACAAGAAGAAATGCGGGGAAGAGAACCCGAAATAGAAGGGTTTGATCCACCATATGCCACTATCCACGTGGGACGCATGACTGGCGGCCATGTACAGAACATCACACCGAACTATTGTGAAATTGAATGGGATTATCGCCCCATACCCGGAACGGATGAGGATGAAATTTTTAACCGTTATCAGGAATACATTGATACGGTGATTTTGCCTAAAATCTGTGAAAAATCAGATGAATATGGGGATGTAAAAACCGATTATCTGGCGAAGGTACCGTGTCTTTTCCCGGAAACAGGATCGGATGCAGAAACGCTCGTTAAGCATTTAGCGGAACAAAATTCGACCCATGTTGTCTCATATGGTACAGAAGCCGGTATTTTCCATCAAAAGGGTGGTGTGCCAGCAGTTGTGTGCGGGCCGGGCAGTATTTTACAAGCTCATAAAGCCAATGAATTTGTCGCTATTTCAGAATTGGAAGCATGCGATAAATTTTTGGACCGTCTTTTTGAAATTATAAAAAAATAA
- a CDS encoding 2-isopropylmalate synthase, with protein MSRDKNRVIIFDTTLRDGEQSPGCSMTLNEKLRVAEALEELGVDVIEAGFAIASNGDFQAVSQISALLKETTVCSLARASTKDIDRAWEALRGAKRPRIHTFISTSPLHMEHKLNMSPEKVLEKIAESVSYARNLCDDVEWSCEDGTRTEEDYLYKSIETAIKAGATTINVPDTVGYTTPVEYTEMMRKIIENVPNSDKAIFSTHCHNDLGLAVANSIAAVEGGARQIECTVNGIGERAGNAALEEIAMAFRTRHDMLPYTTGIVTENITKTSHLVSSVTGLNVQHNKAIVGANAFAHESGIHQDGMLKNAETYEIMTPESVGLGKSTLVMGKHSGRHAFSEKLKELGYELGNNEFLSAFQQFKDLADAKKVVYDEDIIAIVDDGMRDNDGMQITSWKFVCDHGVPNSATFEIVADGSVKEVHSEGNGPVDAAFLALSSLIEGEPDLELYQVHAVTKGTDAQAEVTVRLSDDGRTVNGHAAHTDTLVASAKAYLNAINKLLVKREKGKPEEMAV; from the coding sequence ATGAGCAGAGATAAGAACAGGGTTATCATTTTTGATACGACCTTAAGAGACGGGGAACAATCACCAGGTTGTTCTATGACGTTAAATGAAAAATTACGTGTCGCTGAAGCATTGGAAGAACTTGGCGTTGATGTAATCGAGGCTGGTTTTGCCATCGCATCCAATGGTGATTTCCAAGCAGTTTCACAAATTTCCGCACTTTTAAAAGAAACAACCGTATGTTCGCTTGCACGTGCATCGACGAAAGATATCGACCGTGCATGGGAAGCGTTGAGGGGGGCAAAGCGCCCACGTATTCATACATTCATTTCTACAAGCCCGCTTCATATGGAACATAAATTGAATATGTCACCAGAAAAGGTATTGGAAAAAATCGCGGAAAGCGTTTCATACGCAAGAAATCTTTGTGATGATGTTGAATGGTCATGCGAAGACGGAACACGTACCGAAGAAGATTATTTATATAAATCTATTGAAACGGCGATTAAAGCTGGCGCAACGACGATTAATGTGCCGGACACAGTCGGATACACAACACCCGTAGAATATACGGAAATGATGCGCAAGATCATTGAAAATGTGCCAAATTCAGATAAGGCGATTTTCTCAACACATTGCCATAATGATTTGGGTCTTGCGGTTGCGAACTCAATCGCCGCGGTTGAGGGTGGCGCGCGTCAGATCGAATGTACCGTTAACGGAATTGGTGAACGTGCAGGTAATGCAGCATTAGAAGAAATCGCCATGGCCTTTAGAACTCGTCATGACATGCTTCCTTATACGACAGGGATCGTTACAGAAAATATCACCAAAACATCGCATTTGGTGTCATCTGTGACCGGCTTGAATGTCCAACATAATAAAGCAATCGTTGGGGCCAACGCATTTGCCCATGAAAGTGGCATCCATCAGGACGGTATGCTTAAGAATGCAGAAACCTATGAAATTATGACCCCTGAATCTGTTGGGCTTGGTAAATCAACATTGGTGATGGGTAAGCATTCCGGTCGTCATGCCTTCAGTGAAAAATTGAAAGAACTAGGGTACGAATTAGGCAACAACGAATTTTTAAGTGCGTTCCAGCAGTTTAAGGATTTGGCCGACGCGAAAAAGGTTGTCTATGACGAAGATATCATTGCAATCGTTGATGACGGCATGCGTGATAATGATGGAATGCAGATCACATCATGGAAATTTGTCTGCGATCATGGTGTTCCTAATAGTGCTACTTTTGAAATCGTTGCCGATGGTTCCGTGAAAGAAGTTCATAGCGAAGGAAACGGACCAGTGGACGCGGCATTTCTTGCCTTAAGTTCATTGATTGAAGGTGAGCCAGATTTGGAACTTTATCAAGTGCATGCTGTGACCAAAGGAACCGATGCACAGGCAGAAGTTACGGTGCGTCTTTCCGATGATGGAAGAACGGTGAACGGTCACGCAGCACATACCGACACATTGGTTGCATCGGCCAAGGCATATTTAAACGCAATCAATAAACTTCTTGTGAAACGCGAGAAGGGTAAGCCAGAAGAAATGGCCGTTTAA
- a CDS encoding rod shape-determining protein, which produces MFEKILGMFSSDMAIDLGTANTLVYVKGRGIVLNEPSVVALKTLGGVKEVLAVGEAAKMMLGRTPGDIEAIRPLRDGVIADFEVAEAMIKDFIRKVHNRSMMASPQIVICVPSGSTPVERKAIRDSALEAGARRVFLIEEPMAAAIGAGLPVTEPTGSMIVDIGGGTSEVAVLSLGGIVYSSSVRVGGDKMDEAIIAYIRRNHNLLIGESSSERIKKDIGTAAAPEDGVGQTMQIKGRDLMNGVPKEIVIDQLQISEALAEPISAIIEGVKFALEQTPPELAADIVDKGIVLTGGGALLRDLDKVLRKATGLSVIIAEEPLTCVALGTGRSLEDEILKHVLSDSY; this is translated from the coding sequence ATGTTTGAAAAAATTCTCGGCATGTTTTCATCGGATATGGCAATCGATTTGGGAACAGCGAATACACTCGTATATGTAAAAGGTCGCGGTATCGTACTGAATGAACCATCTGTTGTCGCACTTAAGACATTAGGTGGCGTTAAAGAGGTGCTCGCGGTTGGTGAAGCTGCGAAAATGATGCTTGGCCGTACGCCGGGTGATATCGAAGCCATTCGTCCGCTTCGTGATGGTGTGATCGCCGATTTCGAAGTTGCCGAAGCAATGATTAAAGACTTCATCCGCAAGGTTCATAACAGAAGCATGATGGCCAGCCCGCAAATCGTGATTTGTGTGCCATCCGGTTCAACACCTGTAGAAAGAAAAGCGATCCGCGACAGTGCCCTAGAAGCGGGTGCAAGACGCGTATTTTTGATCGAGGAACCAATGGCCGCCGCGATTGGTGCTGGGCTTCCGGTAACGGAACCAACAGGATCAATGATTGTTGACATTGGTGGTGGTACATCCGAAGTTGCGGTTCTGTCACTTGGTGGTATCGTCTATTCATCATCGGTTCGTGTTGGTGGCGATAAAATGGACGAAGCGATTATCGCTTATATCCGCCGTAATCATAATCTGCTTATCGGTGAGAGCAGTTCAGAACGCATCAAAAAAGATATCGGTACAGCTGCCGCACCAGAAGACGGGGTTGGTCAAACCATGCAGATTAAAGGCCGCGATTTGATGAACGGTGTTCCAAAAGAAATCGTGATTGATCAACTGCAAATTTCAGAAGCGCTCGCAGAACCAATCAGCGCCATTATCGAGGGCGTAAAATTCGCACTTGAGCAAACACCACCGGAACTGGCAGCAGATATCGTTGATAAAGGTATTGTGCTGACGGGTGGTGGTGCGCTTCTTCGTGATCTTGATAAGGTTCTAAGAAAAGCAACTGGTCTTTCAGTGATTATCGCGGAAGAGCCGCTAACATGTGTGGCACTTGGTACTGGTCGTTCGCTTGAAGATGAGATTCTCAAGCACGTACTTAGCGATTCATATTAA
- the mreC gene encoding rod shape-determining protein MreC: MKKLGQKYIAFFFIVASLALLIIGRGQNALIEQTRAQIFNAIIPAIQVVDFPRETTFGFSEWVRDVATVYSDNEFLREENAELKRQLAASTELEIDNLRLKNLLNIKDGTVTTITASRIVSDSNSPFFKSMLINSGTNDGVAKGHAVVNEEGVIGRIINVASNSARVLLLNDINSRIPVKFAETGVNVILAGNNTALQRIEFMPPEETARVGDVILTSGMGGVFPPDIPVGLVSEITELGEIIIKPSINLDRLNYVSVIEYEIASFPTLNTPSQEVEDSPPSENEEQQ; this comes from the coding sequence ATGAAGAAGTTAGGTCAGAAATATATCGCCTTCTTCTTTATCGTTGCTTCGCTTGCCTTGCTGATAATCGGGCGTGGTCAAAACGCGCTTATTGAACAGACACGCGCGCAGATTTTTAACGCGATTATTCCCGCAATTCAGGTGGTGGATTTTCCCCGTGAAACCACATTTGGTTTTTCCGAATGGGTTCGGGATGTGGCGACGGTTTATTCGGATAATGAATTTTTGCGTGAAGAAAACGCAGAATTAAAACGTCAACTTGCAGCATCAACCGAACTTGAAATTGATAATCTGCGACTTAAGAATTTGTTGAATATCAAGGACGGTACCGTAACAACCATCACCGCGTCCCGTATTGTATCAGATAGCAATAGCCCGTTTTTTAAAAGTATGCTGATCAATAGCGGTACAAACGATGGTGTTGCAAAAGGGCATGCTGTCGTTAATGAAGAAGGTGTGATCGGCCGGATTATTAATGTGGCATCCAATTCCGCGCGGGTTTTGCTGCTTAATGATATCAACAGCCGTATTCCCGTGAAATTTGCTGAAACGGGCGTTAATGTTATTCTCGCTGGAAATAATACTGCCCTGCAACGTATTGAATTTATGCCGCCAGAAGAAACGGCCCGTGTCGGTGATGTCATTTTAACATCTGGAATGGGTGGGGTATTCCCGCCAGATATTCCGGTGGGTTTGGTTAGCGAAATTACAGAACTTGGTGAAATTATCATTAAGCCTTCCATTAATCTCGACAGACTTAATTATGTCAGCGTTATTGAATATGAAATTGCGTCATTCCCAACCCTTAATACACCATCACAAGAGGTTGAAGATTCTCCACCATCAGAAAATGAGGAACAACAATAA
- the mreD gene encoding rod shape-determining protein MreD: MNIASPSEKSIGLKGIIPFLSIFILILFMVLPYKLALFSDIMPFLTLIGVYYWSVFRAELMPTWCVFLLGLIQDILMGSPFGMMPLLLVIVQQVIFIQGPRFLERDFIFNWLVFVMLVAGFAAASWGIASIYFRSMMEYWGLIGQALMTVAFYPIITWLLGQVRKLLK, from the coding sequence ATGAATATTGCGTCCCCCTCTGAAAAATCAATTGGTCTTAAAGGTATCATACCTTTCCTTTCGATTTTTATTCTGATTCTTTTTATGGTGCTGCCCTATAAATTGGCACTTTTTAGTGATATAATGCCGTTTTTAACATTGATTGGTGTCTATTACTGGAGCGTTTTTAGAGCGGAGCTAATGCCCACATGGTGTGTGTTTTTGCTTGGACTTATTCAAGACATCTTGATGGGCAGTCCGTTTGGTATGATGCCATTGCTGCTCGTTATTGTTCAGCAAGTGATCTTTATACAGGGGCCGAGGTTTCTTGAACGGGATTTTATTTTCAACTGGTTGGTGTTTGTGATGCTGGTTGCTGGATTTGCAGCTGCGTCCTGGGGAATTGCATCAATTTATTTCAGATCCATGATGGAATATTGGGGATTAATTGGACAGGCATTAATGACGGTTGCTTTTTACCCGATCATCACATGGTTACTTGGACAGGTAAGGAAACTACTAAAATAA